A genomic window from Chaetodon trifascialis isolate fChaTrf1 chromosome 22, fChaTrf1.hap1, whole genome shotgun sequence includes:
- the LOC139350588 gene encoding toll-like receptor 1 encodes MATQSTNVAFLIGTIAIMSLMKQNCMAGKEDEEGFKLCVTSRRGMKDLSHQNLTKIPSNLPNDVQYLDISHNSIRRLDGAQFSGLPQLCCLKVTHCGLQEISPSVFSSTSALKVLNISYNDLAIIPDISLKQLKILDLANNLYNSYRIPAAFQNLTNLEVLSLGSTAALSVNYNDFDPLMNVSLDHLVLGAGIHWQKYDPGALAKIKSLQKISLFASFCQDFDMFENVLVDLNVTGATSLRFITIFPDNCNVRGNIFKNLRTMPLIQNLTIENIWINSSFMEVFLKNVWLSSLYDLSFVNITYNEDTVDGFQFRTINHTINLCSITFNGVNHYQYRYPQINMSFEAISNLTYLKFSGTGMNILPCKLLSALPSLETLDLSDNLLTDSGFWWFQCSYTSVFPKLRQLSLSKNRFISLSFISKKTHQMKMMKSLDLSFNSINLDGDCFWPAHLTELNLGNNNLGNSVFKFLSSNFERIDLSKTGITAITQEDLSQFPKLTHLKLSCNSIQVIPAHLTAPALLSLYVDQNAITSISREALAGLPRLQTLKAGSNPFACSCDSNWFVTVLNKSLLQDWPLDYTCSSPPLLSGLSLSEYKTSELSCVTWLQVAVVLPVLIVISAAIGLIFYKCDGVWYTKMLWVWIRVKRRGNKRSNMLKNISFSYHAFISYSHQDCGWVDDQLVPSLESSGFSLCVHERDFVPGDWIIDNIINCVESSYKTLFVLSKHFVQSEWCNYELFFAQHRAISVQRDSLVFILLEPIPADSLPKKFLRLRSLLSQQTYLEWPKDERKQKVFWASLKSLLHLADKSMVLKDVAVAISDTVPLVTD; translated from the exons ATGGCCACACAAAG CACAAACGTAGCCTTTCTGATTGGGACGATTGCCATCATGTCTCTCATGAAACAGAACTGCATGGCTGgaaaggaagatgaagagggatTTAAACTGTGTGTCACATCCAGGCGAGGAATGAAAGACCTCTCCCATCAAAATCTAACAAAAATTCCCTCAAATCTTCCCAATGACGTGCAGTATTTGGATATTTCACATAACTCCATCCGAAGACTGGATGGAGCTCAGTTTTCCGGACTTCCCCAGCTCTGTTGCCTGAAGGTAACTCACTGTGGCCTGCAGGAGATTTCTCCCAGTGTGTTCAGTAGCACATCAGCGCTAAAAGTTCTCAATATCTCATACAACGACTTAGCTATCATCcctgacatttcactgaaacagctgaaaattcTTGATCTGGCTAACAATCTCTACAACAGCTACAGAATTCCAGCAGCATTTCAAAACCTAACAAATCTGGAGGTGCTGTCATTAGGCAGTACAGCAGCTCTGTCGGTCAACTACAATGACTTTGACCCACTGATGAATGTTTCTCTGGATCATCTGGTTTTGGGAGCAGGAATTCACTGGCAAAAGTATGATCCTGGTGCTCTTGCAAAAATTAAGTCACTCCAAAAAATTTCcctttttgcatctttttgcCAGGATTTTGATATGTTTGAGAACGTCCTTGTGGATTTAAATGTGACGGGAGCAACATCATTGAGATTCATCACTATATTTCCAGACAACTGCAATGTGAGAGGCAACATCTTTAAGAACCTGAGAACAATGCCACTTATACAGAATCTCACCATAGAAAACATCTGGATAAATAGCTCATTCATGGAGGTGTTTCTGAAGAACGTGTGGCTCTCCTCCCTTTATGACCTCTCATTTGTCAACATCACTTATAATGAAGATACAGTAGACGGGTTTCAGTTTCGCACCATTAATCACACAATCAATCTTTGCTCAATTACATTCAATGGTGTGAATCATTATCAGTACAGATACCCCCAAATAAACATGAGCTTTGAGGCCATCTCAAATCTGACCTATTTAAAGTTCTCAGGGACCGGAATGAACATTTTACCTTGCAAACTTCTATCTGCCCTGCCATCACTGGAAACACTTGATCTGTCAGATAACCTCTTAACAGATTCTGGCTTCTGGTGGTTTCAGTGTTCGTACACCTCCGTCTTCCCCAAACTGAGGCAACTGTCTTTAAGTAAGAACCGCTTCATCAGTCTTTCCTTTATCTCTAAGAAGACCCatcagatgaagatgatgaagtcTCTAGACCTCAGCTTCAATTCCATCAACTTGGACGGGGACTGCTTCTGGCCTGCTCATCTGACTGAGCTCAACTTGGGAAATAACAACCTGGGAAACAGCGTCTTTAAATTCCTATCCTCAAACTTTGAGAGGATTGACTTGTCAAAGACAGGAATAACAGCCATAACGCAAGAGGATCTCTCTCAGTTTCCAAAACTGACACACCTCAAACTCAGCTGCAATAGCATCCAGGTTATCCCTGCACATCTCACTGCCCCAGCTCTGCTCAGTCTCTACGTGGATCAGAATGCTATCACATCTATATCCAGGGAGGCCTTGGCAGGACTTCCCAGGCTTCAGACCCTCAAAGCTGGAAGCAATCCATTTGCCTGTTCGTGTGACTCCAATTGGTTCGTCACTGTGCTTAACAAGTCTTTGCTCCAGGACTGGCCCTTAGATTATACATGCAGCTCCCCACCATTGTTGTCAGGCCTGTCACTCTCAGAGTACAAAACCAGTGAGCTGTCGTGTGTGACGTGGCTTCAAGTTGCAGTTGTTTTGCCTGTATTAATAGTTATATCTGCAGCTATAGGTCTAATTTTCTATAAATGTGATGGAGTGTGGTATACTAAGATGTTGTGGGTGTGGATcagggtgaagaggagaggcAATAAACGCTCAAACATGTTGAAGAATATCTCATTTAGTTACCATGCGTTCATCTCCTACAGTCATCAGGACTGTGGCTGGGTGGATGACCAGCTGGTGCCCTCCCTGGAAAGTTCTGGGTTTTCACTTTGCGTTCACGAACGCGACTTCGTCCCTGGTGACTGGATCATAGACAACATTATCAACTGTGTGGAGTCCAGCTACAAGACATTGTTTGTCCTATCCAAACATTTTGTCCAGAGTGAATGGTGCAACTACGAGCTCTTCTTTGCCCAGCACAGAGCCATCAGCGTCCAGAGAGATTCTTTAGTCTTCATATTACTGGAGCCCATTCCAGCTGACTCTCTGCCCAAGAAGTTCTTGAGACTTCGAAGTTTACTGAGTCAGCAGACGTACCTTGAGTGGCCAAAGGATGAGCGGAAGCAGAAGGTTTTCTGGGCAAGTCTTAAATCCTTGTTGCATTTGGCAGACAAATCTATGGTTCTTAAGGATGTGGCTGTGGCCATTTCAGATACAGTCCCTCTGGTTACAGACTAA